A window of bacterium genomic DNA:
AGAAAGGACATCCTCAATCACGTCAGGGTCTGCGCCCTCGTTTGTTGTAATTGCGGCGGTAGTATGCGGAACATAAACTAATGCAAGACCATCATCGATAGCCGATTCCGTTACAGCGGAAGCAACCATTCTTGTTATGTCCAGCATACAGTTTCTCGAATCCGTCTTTAATTCGAATCGCTTAACGATTATATCCTCATTTCGATATAATATCTCTTGCGAAGTTGTTGAAGATGTTTGTCGATAAGGTTCTTCATTTTATATTGCCTCGCATACTCTTCAAGTAACTCGCGATCATCCTCGATTGTGAGTGCTCGGCCTTCTCTTTTTCCCATTATGCGATATATCTCATAAGAACCTTCACCTTCGAATGGGCCAATAATATCCCCCTCCTTGGCTGATTTAACCTCGATGCCAAGCTCCTTACCGAGAGCTGAAATCGGAAGCCAACCAACATCATTAATATAGCTCAGCTCCGGAGGACTTCCTAAATCCGTTACCACATTGGAAAAATCAACTCGACCAGCTTCAGCTAAACTAATTGCCGAATCGGCAAGCGCCATAATCTCGTTGAACCTATCCGGGGTAACTTCTACTTTAAATAATATATGCGAGAGGGTTATCTTACCCGCCGACTTATCGAGAACCTTAAGAAGATGATAGCCCATTGGAGTTTTAACAGGTCCTCCGATAACCTCGTAATCGAGGGTAAAAGCAACTGAATCTAATGCAGGAAGAAGGTCGCCCCTTGCAAAATTTCCCAACAATCCACCCTTTTCGGCAGTTGTAGCATCCTCGGAAACCTCAACGGCGATTTTGCTGAAGTCCTCGCCATTGG
This region includes:
- a CDS encoding peptidylprolyl isomerase gives rise to the protein MRNSIFVFIIFTSIAIFAQSGVDLEERILSVVENEVITTTEVEMAFIIEGQTKNVDDIDSEELRAKVMEIIDERLILLAAVEDSLEVDQTRVEEYFKQRWQTLVEGYGGETALAEALEAEGFSVDSFKKKTRQQIKDFLLKQRYIEKNFGRVDVVQEDVDEFYTLFKDSLPTAPAEVEFDGIIIELIADSSRIKKAFTKIDDALDKIANGEDFSKIAVEVSEDATTAEKGGLLGNFARGDLLPALDSVAFTLDYEVIGGPVKTPMGYHLLKVLDKSAGKITLSHILFKVEVTPDRFNEIMALADSAISLAEAGRVDFSNVVTDLGSPPELSYINDVGWLPISALGKELGIEVKSAKEGDIIGPFEGEGSYEIYRIMGKREGRALTIEDDRELLEEYARQYKMKNLIDKHLQQLRKRYYIEMRI